A window from Citrus sinensis cultivar Valencia sweet orange chromosome 5, DVS_A1.0, whole genome shotgun sequence encodes these proteins:
- the LOC102622331 gene encoding putative disease resistance RPP13-like protein 1 isoform X2: MSKKCGGLCFSFHFYYWKGISKLARQILYNHKLILLIHFLTCLIFSFCYSQLIILFLSFFARKTKMSIIGEAILKACIELLVDKLTSKGLQFFAHQEQIQADLVKWKRMLVKIKAVLDDAEEKQRTDQSVKMWLGDLHNLAFDVEDLLEEFQTEAFRRKLLLGEPAAAAHDHDQTSSSRGSTTTKFRKLIPTCCTTFTLDSIKFEYVMISKIKEINDRFQEIVTQKDLLDLKESSAGGSKKAMQRLPTTSLVNEAKVYGRETEKKEIVELLLRDDLRNDGGFSVIPIIGMGGLGKTTLAQLVYNDHRVQDHFDLKAWTCVSNDFDVIRLTKTILRCITKQTIDDSDLNLLQEELNKQLSRKKFLLVLDDVWNENYSDWVDMSRPLEAGAPGSKIIVTTRNQEVVAIMGTAPAYQLKRLSTDDCLSVFTQHSLGSRDFSSNKSLEEIGKKIVIKCNGLPLAAKTLGGLLRGKHGPSDWEDVLNSNIWDLPEDRCGILPALRVSYYYLSPPLKQCFAYCSLLPKDYEFEEEEIILLWIAEGFLDHEDRDEEKEELGHQFFQELCSRSFFEKSSNDTSKFVMHDLVNDLARWAAGEIYFIMEGTSEVNKQQRISRNLRHLSYIRGEYDGVKRFAGFYDIKYLRTFLSIMLSNNSRGYLACSILHQLLKLQQLRVFSLCGYYIYELPNSIGDLRHWKSHQIASSQKFKYNFITGNATTIW; encoded by the exons ATGAGTAAGAAATGTGGTGGCCTCTGTTTCTCTTTTCACTTTTATTATTGGAAAGGGATTTCTAAGCTTGCTAGACAAATCCTTTACAATCACAAACTCATTCTGCTTATCCATTTTCTCACCTgtttaattttctcattttgctATTCACAACTCATAattctgtttctttctttctttgcccgaaaaacaaaaatgtcaaTCATCGGAGAGGCAATTCTAAAGGCGTGCATAGAGTTGCTTGTCGATAAATTAACTTCAAAAGGGCTTCAGTTCTTTGCACATCAGGAGCAGATCCAGGCTGATCTAGTGAAGTGGAAGAGGATGTTGGTGAAGATTAAGGCGGTGCTTGATGATGCTGAGGAGAAGCAGAGAACTGATCAGTCTGTCAAGATGTGGCTTGGCGACCTTCACAATTTGGCTTTCGATGTTGAAGACTTACTGGAAGAGTTTCAAACTGAGGCTTTCCGGAGGAAGCTGCTTCTTGGAGAACCAGCTGCTGCTGCTCATGATCACGATCAAACCAGTAGCAGTCGTGGAAGCACCACAACTAAGTTTCGGAAGCTCATTCCTACTTGCTGCACTACTTTTACTCTAGACTCGATTAAGTTCGAATACGTCATGATAtccaaaataaaagagatcaACGACAGATTTCAAGAAATTGTGACACAGAAAGACTTGCTGGATTTGAAAGAAAGTTCGGCTGGGGGGTCCAAAAAAGCAATGCAAAGGCTACCCACAACCTCATTGGTGAATGAAGCCAAAGTATATGGCAGAGAAACTGAAAAGAAGGAAATTGTTGAATTGTTGTTGAGGGATGATTTAAGAAATGATGGTGGATTCTCTGTTATTCCTATTATAGGTATGGGCGGGCTGGGAAAAACCACTCTTGCTCAGCTTGTCTATAATGATCATCGAGTGCAAGATCATTTTGATCTCAAGGCATGGACGTGTGTCTctaatgattttgatgttatcaggttaacaaaaacaattctAAGATGCATTACTAAGCAGACTATTGATGACAGTGATTTAAATTTGCTTCAAGAGGAGCTAAACAAGCAGTTATCTCGAAAGAAATTTTTGCTTGTTTTAGATGACGTTTGGAATGAGAATTACAGTGACTGGGTTGACATGAGCCGTCCACTTGAAGCTGGCGCACCAGGAAGTAAGATTATTGTTACAACCCGTAATCAAGAGGTTGTAGCAATCATGGGGACTGCTCCAGCTTATCAATTGAAAAGGTTGTCAACTGATGATTGTTTGTCCGTATTCACTCAACATTCATTGGGTTCAAGAGATTTCAGTTCAAATAAGTCATTAGAGGAAATTGGCAAGAAGATAGTAATCAAATGCAACGGCTTGCCCTTGGCAGCAAAAACACTTGGAGGACTTTTACGTGGTAAGCATGGCCCAAGTGACTGGGAAGACGTGCTTAATAGCAACATATGGGATTTACCAGAAGATAGATGCGGTATTCTACCAGCCCTTAGAGTGAGCTATTATTATCTTTCTCCACCTTTGAAACAATGTTTTGCATATTGCTCATTGTTACCAAAGGATTATGAATTTGAAGAGGAGGAGATAATTTTGTTATGGATTGCTGAGGGTTTCTTGGATCACGAAGATAGAGACGAGGAAAAGGAAGAGTTAGGCCACCAGTTCTTTCAGGAGCTATGTTCAAGGTCGTTTTTCGAAAAATCAAGCAATGATACATCAAAATTTGTGATGCACGACCTTGTTAACGACCTTGCTCGATGGGCTGCGGGGGAAATATACTTCATAATGGAGGGTACGTCGGAGGTTAACAAGCAACAAAGGATTTCCAGAAATCTTCGTCATCTATCATACATTCGTGGAGAATATGATGGTGTTAAGAGGTTTGCGGGCTTCtatgatatcaaatatttgcGAACCTTTTTGTCAATAATGTTGTCAAACAATTCTCGTGGATACTTGGCTTGTAGCATTCTTCATCAATTGCTTAAACTACAGCAGTTGAGGGTTTTCTCCTTGTGCGGATATTACATTTATGAGCTACCAAATTCAATTGGTGATTTGAG ACATTGGAAATCTCATCAAATTGCATCAtctcaaaaattcaaatacaatTTCATTACAGGAAATGCCACTACGATTTGGTAA
- the LOC102622331 gene encoding putative disease resistance RPP13-like protein 1 isoform X1, translated as MSKKCGGLCFSFHFYYWKGISKLARQILYNHKLILLIHFLTCLIFSFCYSQLIILFLSFFARKTKMSIIGEAILKACIELLVDKLTSKGLQFFAHQEQIQADLVKWKRMLVKIKAVLDDAEEKQRTDQSVKMWLGDLHNLAFDVEDLLEEFQTEAFRRKLLLGEPAAAAHDHDQTSSSRGSTTTKFRKLIPTCCTTFTLDSIKFEYVMISKIKEINDRFQEIVTQKDLLDLKESSAGGSKKAMQRLPTTSLVNEAKVYGRETEKKEIVELLLRDDLRNDGGFSVIPIIGMGGLGKTTLAQLVYNDHRVQDHFDLKAWTCVSNDFDVIRLTKTILRCITKQTIDDSDLNLLQEELNKQLSRKKFLLVLDDVWNENYSDWVDMSRPLEAGAPGSKIIVTTRNQEVVAIMGTAPAYQLKRLSTDDCLSVFTQHSLGSRDFSSNKSLEEIGKKIVIKCNGLPLAAKTLGGLLRGKHGPSDWEDVLNSNIWDLPEDRCGILPALRVSYYYLSPPLKQCFAYCSLLPKDYEFEEEEIILLWIAEGFLDHEDRDEEKEELGHQFFQELCSRSFFEKSSNDTSKFVMHDLVNDLARWAAGEIYFIMEGTSEVNKQQRISRNLRHLSYIRGEYDGVKRFAGFYDIKYLRTFLSIMLSNNSRGYLACSILHQLLKLQQLRVFSLCGYYIYELPNSIGDLRYLRYLNLSRTNIRNLPESITKLYNLHTLLLEDCDRLKTLCADIGNLIKLHHLKNSNTISLQEMPLRFGKLTCLQTLCNFVVGNDRGSRLRELKFLMHLRGTLDISNLENVKHVGDAKEAHLSGKKNLKVLLLRWARTVLTLECQKLKHVCLTC; from the coding sequence ATGAGTAAGAAATGTGGTGGCCTCTGTTTCTCTTTTCACTTTTATTATTGGAAAGGGATTTCTAAGCTTGCTAGACAAATCCTTTACAATCACAAACTCATTCTGCTTATCCATTTTCTCACCTgtttaattttctcattttgctATTCACAACTCATAattctgtttctttctttctttgcccgaaaaacaaaaatgtcaaTCATCGGAGAGGCAATTCTAAAGGCGTGCATAGAGTTGCTTGTCGATAAATTAACTTCAAAAGGGCTTCAGTTCTTTGCACATCAGGAGCAGATCCAGGCTGATCTAGTGAAGTGGAAGAGGATGTTGGTGAAGATTAAGGCGGTGCTTGATGATGCTGAGGAGAAGCAGAGAACTGATCAGTCTGTCAAGATGTGGCTTGGCGACCTTCACAATTTGGCTTTCGATGTTGAAGACTTACTGGAAGAGTTTCAAACTGAGGCTTTCCGGAGGAAGCTGCTTCTTGGAGAACCAGCTGCTGCTGCTCATGATCACGATCAAACCAGTAGCAGTCGTGGAAGCACCACAACTAAGTTTCGGAAGCTCATTCCTACTTGCTGCACTACTTTTACTCTAGACTCGATTAAGTTCGAATACGTCATGATAtccaaaataaaagagatcaACGACAGATTTCAAGAAATTGTGACACAGAAAGACTTGCTGGATTTGAAAGAAAGTTCGGCTGGGGGGTCCAAAAAAGCAATGCAAAGGCTACCCACAACCTCATTGGTGAATGAAGCCAAAGTATATGGCAGAGAAACTGAAAAGAAGGAAATTGTTGAATTGTTGTTGAGGGATGATTTAAGAAATGATGGTGGATTCTCTGTTATTCCTATTATAGGTATGGGCGGGCTGGGAAAAACCACTCTTGCTCAGCTTGTCTATAATGATCATCGAGTGCAAGATCATTTTGATCTCAAGGCATGGACGTGTGTCTctaatgattttgatgttatcaggttaacaaaaacaattctAAGATGCATTACTAAGCAGACTATTGATGACAGTGATTTAAATTTGCTTCAAGAGGAGCTAAACAAGCAGTTATCTCGAAAGAAATTTTTGCTTGTTTTAGATGACGTTTGGAATGAGAATTACAGTGACTGGGTTGACATGAGCCGTCCACTTGAAGCTGGCGCACCAGGAAGTAAGATTATTGTTACAACCCGTAATCAAGAGGTTGTAGCAATCATGGGGACTGCTCCAGCTTATCAATTGAAAAGGTTGTCAACTGATGATTGTTTGTCCGTATTCACTCAACATTCATTGGGTTCAAGAGATTTCAGTTCAAATAAGTCATTAGAGGAAATTGGCAAGAAGATAGTAATCAAATGCAACGGCTTGCCCTTGGCAGCAAAAACACTTGGAGGACTTTTACGTGGTAAGCATGGCCCAAGTGACTGGGAAGACGTGCTTAATAGCAACATATGGGATTTACCAGAAGATAGATGCGGTATTCTACCAGCCCTTAGAGTGAGCTATTATTATCTTTCTCCACCTTTGAAACAATGTTTTGCATATTGCTCATTGTTACCAAAGGATTATGAATTTGAAGAGGAGGAGATAATTTTGTTATGGATTGCTGAGGGTTTCTTGGATCACGAAGATAGAGACGAGGAAAAGGAAGAGTTAGGCCACCAGTTCTTTCAGGAGCTATGTTCAAGGTCGTTTTTCGAAAAATCAAGCAATGATACATCAAAATTTGTGATGCACGACCTTGTTAACGACCTTGCTCGATGGGCTGCGGGGGAAATATACTTCATAATGGAGGGTACGTCGGAGGTTAACAAGCAACAAAGGATTTCCAGAAATCTTCGTCATCTATCATACATTCGTGGAGAATATGATGGTGTTAAGAGGTTTGCGGGCTTCtatgatatcaaatatttgcGAACCTTTTTGTCAATAATGTTGTCAAACAATTCTCGTGGATACTTGGCTTGTAGCATTCTTCATCAATTGCTTAAACTACAGCAGTTGAGGGTTTTCTCCTTGTGCGGATATTACATTTATGAGCTACCAAATTCAATTGGTGATTTGAGGTATTTACGGTATCTAAACCTATCCAGAACTAATATTAGAAATTTGCCTGAATCAATCACCAAGCTTTACAATTTGCATACACTTCTATTGGAAGACTGTGATCGACTAAAGACGTTGTGTGCAGACATTGGAAATCTCATCAAATTGCATCAtctcaaaaattcaaatacaatTTCATTACAGGAAATGCCACTACGATTTGGTAAGTTGACTTGTCTCCAAACGTTGTGTAATTTTGTTGTTGGAAACGACAGGGGTTCTAGGTTACGGGAGCTGAAATTCTTGATGCATCTTCGTGGGACACTTGACATTTCAAACTTAGAGAATGTAAAACACGTGGGTGATGCCAAGGAGGCTCACTTGTCTGGAAAGAAGAATCTTAAAGTGTTATTGCTTCGATGGGCACGTACAGTTTTGACTCTAGAGTGCCAGAAACTGAAACACGTGTGCTTGACATGCTGA